A stretch of DNA from Spirosoma endbachense:
CCAATGCCTCCAGGCCACCAGCTCTTCGTGTTATCCGTATCGGAAAAAATAAAGATAACGACCTCGTTCTCGAAAAGCCGGGCATTAGCCGTTACCACGCCAGACTCACACTCTACACCGATTTTTTAGCTATGCTGGAAGACCTCGATTCAACGTATGGGACCGAGGTAGACGGGCGTCGGATCGTACAGAAAATGATTACGCCCAGTAGCACCGTTGTATTAGGAACAATTGTGCAATTAGATCTGAAATCGATTTTCGATAAAGTCATTACGCCGGTCCCAGTCCCACCGACTCCAAATCCAAATCCTCAACCTGTGATTCCTATCGGTGGAGGGGGTAGACCACCCGTGTTTGCCGAAGAATTTAAACGGCTGAATTGGCATTTTGAGCAGTATTCTGCTGCTAAACAGGAAATCCTAACTGGTGATCCGAAGAAAAAAGCCTGGATTCGCGTAGCTATTGGCTGGGTTCCTTATGCCGGTTTTCCACTTGCATCGCTGATCGATGCTTATGTCTTCAATACCAGCGAACGAGTTCAGGTGCTGGATGAAGCCTTCCGACGCGATTACAAATGCCCGAACCCGGCTTGCCAGCAATTTTTAGGGTATATCCCTTTCAACGATTTGCTCCATCAGAGACAGTGCCGGTACTGTAAATGCCTCTGGGTCGACACTTGAAAAAAAATAAAACTTTTTTTCAAGTATCCACTGACATCGCCATACCCTCTTGGATAAAGATATAGAACCCGCTTCAAAAGCGATCCAAACTAGTCAATCATACTAAACCATGTCAACAATGAACCCGACTTCTGAATCATTTGATCAGCCTACGCAAGTAGGAACGACCGGCGGAAAAAAACTGACCCGCAAACAAAAATCCCTCATTTATGCCGGTTTAGGGGGAGTTGCTGCTTTAGGTGGTGGCAGTGCACTTGCCTGGGGCATGAGTAAGGATGGCGAAGCCAACGAGAATCATCCAAAAACAGAACCAAAACCGGCTTCTGACGCTCATGCCAGCGTAGAAGAACCAAAAAAAACTACGGAAACCCCGGCCGACAGCACCCACGTAACAAATCAGCATGGGTCGGCTAAACCCTCTACTGACCCCACTCATTCAACTACCCAAACAAACGAAACTACTAATACCAACGACCCCATGGTTGCTACACACGTTACCGATGAAATGTCATTTGATGACGCTTTTAAAACCGCTCGCCAGGAAGTTGGTGCCGGTGGTTATTTCGAGTGGAATGGCAACCTCTACAATACCTACTACAAAGAAGAATGGGACGCCCTGTCTGCGAAAGATCGGGAGGAGTATGTTGCCACCGTTTATGGCGACGGTACTAACACCGATCATCACGCATCATATTCTTCCACAGCCAGTTACGAAGCGAACAAGCCCGAGGTAAAAGTTGGTGAATACAACGGCCATATTGTTGGATTGGGCGACGCCGATCATGACGGTGATGCAGAAGCAGTTGTCATTGACGGAACGGTTGGATTTGTTGATAAGAATAACGACGGAATTCTGGAAACCCGCGTTGAACTTGACCCCACAACGCATCAGGTGACGGCTCAGAGCCCGATGGCAACTACCTACGAAGCGCCGAAAATGAGTGACCTGAATGCGTCAGCCTCCGGATCTTCGACAACTGTCAGTACGGCAAATGGTCAGGTTGAAGTGCATCGGGTTGAATACCAGGGTCATGACCTTATCCTGGGTGATACAAACCACGATGGTGATGCGGAAGTACTCATCATGGATGAAACGAATGGATTCGTTGACGCCGACAATGATGGTATCATGGAAACCCGCGTTGAACTCGACCCTACAACGCATCAGGTGACCGGAAAAAGTGCGATGACTGAAGTGTATCATGCGCCCTCGATGACTGCGTTCGATGCTCGTCAAAATCAAAATACGGCTACTGCCACCGAAACAAAGCCCGATGTGGAGGTCATAAAAACATCGGTCGACGGGCATGAGGTCGCTTTGAGTGATACCAATCATGATGGTTATGTCGATGTTATGGTTATGGACAATGGGATCGGTGCCGTCGATAAAGATGGTGACCATCAGTTTGAAACAGCCGTACGGGTCGATATGAATACTGGCGAGGTTGTGGCTGTTGCTCCGCTGGAACATGTACATGATGCACCAACAATGGATAGCATTAATACAGGCGAGCATGCCGATGTGGCCCACGATTATGATAACAATGCCGACGTCAGTGAGTGGGTTGCCTAAACTGATTTCGCTCTTTCTATTCCATAAAATTTGCCGTTAGTCAATCGTCATGAACGTTCAGGAACTCAATCTCACTTGCGGAAATCCAGCCTGCCGAGCCCGGCTTACTGTCCGGGTCAAGGTCCCTACCCAGACCAAAGAGGTAAAATGTCCGAAATGTGGCTATCTCAATCCCTTACCCATGCATTTGTTAGTGCCCGAACAGCCTGAGGGTGTTGATGAGGGAACGTTGATCAAAGAAGGCGACAGTGAGAAGACATGGATACAGAATCAGGAAGGAGGGAAACCTGCGCTGCCTGAAATCCTGGGGTGGCTGATCGTTCATGACGAAAAAACGGCATCGCAAACGTTTAATCTGAAAAAAGGACTCAATACAGTGGGTCGGATTTCGCAGAAATCACCTTCAGATCTGATGATTCAGACCGAAGACCGTTATATGAGCCGTCCTCATTGCACGATAGAAGTGAAGATCAACAAAATGGGGCAGGTCGATTATGTGCTCCAGGACGGCTCCCTGAAAACCGATGGTACCCGGAAAAATAGCCAGAACGGAACGTTTCTTAACGGTCAGGAGCCTGCTCTTCATCCTTCGGAACAAATCTACCTGAAAGACGGTGACACCATTCAACTTGGTGAAACCAAGGTTGTTCTGAAAACCTTTCAGATGTCTGAATCGCTGCAAAAGGCCCATCGTCAGGTAGAAGGCAGCGACTTTACCCGTACCATTCTATCGTTTACCTAAAATCGGCCCACTCCTATGAACGTGTTCATTCAACAACCTTTAGGGTATTCATACCAGGGGGGACGTAGTAATAACGAAGACAACATTTTCCCCGTTGCTGGTGAGGCAACCGTGGGCCAGCGATGGTTTATGGTCTGTGATGGGGTAGGCGGTGCAGCCCGTGGCGAAATAGCAAGCCACATAGCCGTGGAAGGATTTAACGACTATTTTGTCCAGAATCAGACAGAGGTTGCTACCTCAGATTATCTTCAGCTGGCTCTCGACTCGGTGCAGGCTCAGTTTGACGACTACCTGACGCGTCATCCGGAAGCGCATGGAATGGCAACGACGCTTACGTTATTGTTTTTTCACGAAGCCGGTGCTACCGTGGCCCACATTGGCGACAGCCGAGTCTATCATTTGCGGGATGGGAACGTAATCTGGCGGACGGAAGACCATTCGCTGGTCAATCAATTGATGAAAGCTGGTGTTATCACGCGCGAAGAAGCCCGTGAACATCCCCAGCGAAATGTCATCGAACGGGCGATTCAGGGAGGTAGTAAAGCCGTTAAGCCCGATGTTCAGATCCTGAACGATATTCGGCCCGGTGATTATTTCTTCCTGTGCACAGACGGTGTACTCGAACGCGTTAGCGATGAGCTTCTGGAAAA
This window harbors:
- a CDS encoding FHA domain-containing protein — translated: MNVQELNLTCGNPACRARLTVRVKVPTQTKEVKCPKCGYLNPLPMHLLVPEQPEGVDEGTLIKEGDSEKTWIQNQEGGKPALPEILGWLIVHDEKTASQTFNLKKGLNTVGRISQKSPSDLMIQTEDRYMSRPHCTIEVKINKMGQVDYVLQDGSLKTDGTRKNSQNGTFLNGQEPALHPSEQIYLKDGDTIQLGETKVVLKTFQMSESLQKAHRQVEGSDFTRTILSFT
- a CDS encoding FHA domain-containing protein, which translates into the protein MTPNASRPPALRVIRIGKNKDNDLVLEKPGISRYHARLTLYTDFLAMLEDLDSTYGTEVDGRRIVQKMITPSSTVVLGTIVQLDLKSIFDKVITPVPVPPTPNPNPQPVIPIGGGGRPPVFAEEFKRLNWHFEQYSAAKQEILTGDPKKKAWIRVAIGWVPYAGFPLASLIDAYVFNTSERVQVLDEAFRRDYKCPNPACQQFLGYIPFNDLLHQRQCRYCKCLWVDT